CCAACGGGTTCAGGGTGCTGGCGTCTGCGGACGGTGGAGCGCCCACGGAAGTTATCCGCATGGGGACCGATACCGATGATTACTTCGGTGTTGCGAACGCTACCGGTGAGCTGGTTGCTTCTATCACCAGCGGGGGCGATTTGTCCGCGCAGTCAGGTGACTTCGCCGGGGAAGTCAGCATCGCTGGCACGGCGTTGTCTGAGACCCTGGACGCATTCCCGAAGGGACTCGTAGCGTGGGGTGGGCGTGGCACTGATGCGCGGTATTGGGCGGGCACGACACATCAGCCTTACCTGCACCTCGCGTTTGATACACCACCGAACCGGATGTTTCGGATCAGCTCGACACCCATTGGTGTGAACAGTGATGTGGCCACGGACGCTGTGGTCAACCTGCACGTGACGGGCGTGACAACTGGCGACGCACAGGCGACGCTGGCGACCCCCATCGTCGCCCAAGGAATTAGCGCTCAGGGTGAATTCACCACCCGACGCTCCCCGGTGACATTCAATCGCATCGTCAATGGTGGCGGGGCCACTTCTGTGGCGCTTCTGATCTCCTACGGAACGATTAGCGCAGGCCGGGCCAAGATCGCCACTAGCGGGGAGCTGCGGTCCGTGTACGTGACGGTTGAGGACATTGGGCCATCCCTTGCTCAGGTTGGGGAGTTCTTGGATGGGACCAGTGATGCGGCGCCCAGCGGTACCGGTGGCGGGTCAACCACGCCACCTCCGGCGACCGTGACCAAGAACTACACCAAGACGTACTTTCCAAATGGAAGACGTTCCTTTGTCGGTTCTGGTGCGACGTACGACTACAACACCGGTTATATGTACTCCGGGCTCTCCCCTGCCGGATATGGAGATCTGTCTTCCATGGCAGTTTTCCCCTCCATGACCGGGGATCTATCCGGGGCCACAATTACCAGCATCGAAGTGTACGTGTACTACGACTTCTGGTACCAAGGCTCTGGCGGTGACGCCTACATCGGGCTTCATGGGCAAACATCGCTCACCAGCAGCAGGCCGGCCAAGACCTACGCGCATGCTGTCGCGCAACGATGGCCACGTGCAGCCGGGCGCTGGATCAAACTCTCTTCCTCCACCTATGCCGGGTTCAAGGCCGGCACTCATCGAGGCATCACCCTCGGAGGGTCCGGTGGTGGTCTAGAGCGCTACGGCTACGCACACGACCCACGCATCCGCATCAAATACACCAAGTAAGGAAGGACCAGCATGGCCGATATGAACCTACTCAAATACGCCAGGGCCCGAGACGACCGAGATTTCGTGTGGCGCGTTGCCGCAGCAATGACCATCGAAGCCCAATACAAGCTTGGCGCCAACCCGGACATGACCATTGAGGCAAGGAAACTCATGGACTGGGTCCTCGATAATCCCATGATCGACGACCAACTCATGATCGCCTTTGCTTCCACAGATGAAACTGTGGCCGAGCACATCACCATCATGGACGGGGCAGTGAGAACCGCCAATGTCCCCGATGAAGCTATCAAGAGCGTGGTAGGCCGGCACTGGGATCTGGTCGCAGCTCGACGGTTCGGGGCCAACCAATGACTGGCATCTGGCCCACAGTACGAATCTCGGAGGGCTAAATGTGGAGCAAGCAGCAGCTGCAAGTCTCAGCAGCCTGTTCGCGCAACTCGGCGTTGCCGGGTTCATCCTGGCTGTCCTCATTGCCGGGGCGGTCTGGTATCTCAAAGCGTCCAAGGAGTTGCGGGAAGAAAAACGCACGGTCATCACCGACCTCAAGGCAGAACTCAAAGCAGCTACGGATGAACGCAACCGTCTGCAGATGGAACTCTATAACTGCCAATATCCAGAATGGCGGGAGGCGGTAGATGAGCAGGCTTGAGCGTAAGAAGTCCATCATCGGGTTCGCTCTGGTAGGTTTCGCGATCCTGCTGATGGGGGTGCTGATTTTTCAGAACCTCCAAGCCAACCTGGACCGCGAGAGCGCCCAGTCATCGGCGGCGGTTTCGGCACAGCAGAAGAAGAGCCTTGCAGAGGAAGTCGCGGACGCGTGCCAGTCCGGGCAGGTCATCAAATCCGTGGCCGGTGTGGACTTGTGCGCACGGGCCGCGACCATCGCCCAGCAGCCCGTCACCATTGAAGGCCCGGCAGGACCAGAAGGGCCACGCGGACTCCCCGGTACTGACGGCGCGGAAGGCATCGCCGGCGCGAGCGGGCCAGCAGGGAAACCCGGCACCAACGGCACGAACGGAGAGGACGGGCAGGACGGTGTGCCCGGCCTCCCTGGCAGTGCCGGAGCCGACGGGACAGCAGGTCCTATGGGACCGCCCGGACCCGCGGGCAAAGACAGCGCCACCGGCCCCAAGGGAGACACAGGTGATCCTGGTCCAGCCGGAGCCAACGGCACGGGGCCGGAGTCTTTCACTTTCGCAGACGCCCTTGGCCACACCTACAACTGCGAACCAGACCCACCCGGATCCGCCACCTACACCTGCACCACACAACCAGCCAACCCACCGGGTGGCTGAAACTTTTAAGGAGACCGTCATGGCCGAACACGACGAAGTGCCCGATGAACTCAAAGACACTGACCACACCGTGCCACTGAGCGTATGGCAACAGATACGGGCCGACGCTGCCCTGAACGCTAAGGAGGCAGAAGCCGATGGTCGCTGAACACATCACTAACCTGCCCTCGAGTAAGAGCTCGGGCAAGCGCTCACGTACTCAGATGCTCGTTGTCCACTCCGCTGAGACACCACTGGCGGCGGGGTATGCGGCATCGGTCACAAATAACTGGCTGAACCGTTCAGACGTTGAAGCATCGATCAACGCGTTCTTCGGCCCGGATACCACTGTCCGCAGCGTCAACACTGACCATGCGGCATGGCACGCAACATGGGCGAATGGCCTGTCTGTTGGTTACGAGTTCACTGGGTACGCAGCGCTCACCCGGGCGCAATGGCTCACGGCGGCTGGTAAGAACATGCTCGACCGTGCAGGCCGCGAAATGGCTGCGGACGCCAAAATCTATGGCATCCCCCTGCGCTACCTCACAACGGCAGAAGTCAACGCGATTGCGAACGGCAACCAGACAATCAAGGGTATTGCCACGCACGCGCAGATCGACCCCGCGAACCGCACCGACCCCGGCGCTGGTTTCCCGTTCGACGTCCTGATGGGCGCAATCAAGCGCTATTCAGGCACCATAACTCCACCCCCCGCCAGTCCCCAAGGCGGCACCATCACACCCATCCAGGAGGATGAATTGTCTGCAAAAGACGTAGCCGAAATCAAGCAGCACATCAACGCGCTGCTCATCAACACATACACCAGCAACGGGGTGAAGAACCTTCCCGGCGTGCGCCCGATTCTCGTTGAAAATCAGAAACGAATGGGCGCACTGGCCGGGAAACTAGATGCCCAAACCGAGCTGATCAAGCAACTCGCCAAAGGTCAGGGCGTCACCATTGACTATGCCGAGGTCGAGGCGGCCGCCGCTGCTGGTGTTGCCAAGGCCATTGCTGACGGCGTGGATTTGGATGCGACCGTGACCATCAAGAAGGACGCACAGTGACCGGCCGGCGCGTGGCCACAGCGACTGACAGGGCCGACGCGATCCAACGGGCCGCTCGTACACTGTGGCAGGGATTCGGTCTGGATGCGGCTGCCATGGTCGGTGTGGGGCTTATCCTGCTGCTCGAGACTGGTGATGTGACGTCCCCGCTTTTCTGGGGCGCTGTCGGCATCCTGACCATCAAGTCCCTACTCATGTCCTTGGCCGCGTATCTGCAGCGGCTCCGCAAGGCGCCCAAGCCTTTGCCGGAACCCCCACTGCCGGAGCCTGACCCGCTGCTCACCGATGACTACCACTCAGCAGTGGCCCGCGACCGCCAGGCAATCTATCCTGACGACGACAAGTAGGACAGAAGCCCCCACCAGGTTCCTTCATGGAGCCGGGTGGGGCCTTCTTTTTGTGTCCCACCCGGCAGCCGAAAAGACCTGCCCTAATAATCGCTAAATTGCCCGAATAATGCCCGCTTATTCCGCAACAGCTGGTGATGCTGCGTGAGATCGCGGGAAGTGAGGGCAGCGGCGGAGGCACCTTGCCCCCTAGAGTCCGGTGATTCAGTCGGAGCGGCGGGGTATTCTCGTTATCTGTCGTGATTTATGCAAGCGCAACAATGGCCCTAAACAATGGGTTTCCGGTTCAAGTCCGGAGGGGTGCACAAAGTGAAACCGCTTCAACGCTGGCTTGCGCCGGGGTTGGAGCGGTTTTTTTATGCCCCAACGTCATAGTTGAGGCCGAACTCTTTGCCCTCGAAGGCTGCATCCCACGAATCGAAGCCATCCTGTGATGGCTGAACAAGCCAGTGATTTCTAAGTCCGTGCGAAGACTGTGATCCAGAATTCGGTGCCGGGATCGACGGTGACTTCAATAGTCTGCTCTTTCGACGGGTCATCGACTGGATACGCAACCGAGGCCCCGCCTTGCATTGTGCAAACGGCGCTGCCCCATCCAGACTCCTTCTGAACGATGCTGGTTTTCCAATCACCTGATCCACCGCAATTCACGGTTGTCCCCAGATTCTTGTACCCCTCTGGCAGTGGGTCGAGGTGAATTGTTGTTGAGCCTGTACCGCTAAATTGCTTCAGGACCAGTCCTGTTGGCGTCGCATTCTCCACCCTTGATTTTTGGACCTCAAAAACTATCGCTTCGTGAGCTATCGAAGGGCTCGAAGTTGACGTTTCCGCGCTCCCTGATGTCGGGGCAGGGGATGAATCAACGCCAGTGCAGCCAGACAGGACAAGAGCAAGCAACCCAATGGTGCACAATAATGACGGCAAGGTACTTTTCTTATCCATAAGTGCGAGCCTACAACTCACGCCGCAGGAGAGGGACACTGGCTGAGCCGGTTCGGCGGTACTGACAACTACGCATAGGTCAGCCTCAATAGGACTTCTTGTCAACCCCAGCTTGACAATAATGGCGCGTCAACCTTAAGTTGACGTTATGATAGAAAATAATCTCGATGTCTCTCTCCGTAGAGCGATACTGACAGCCGAGCCTGGCCTAGAAAAAGCACTGGAACAGGATGCGGACGCTTACCTTCGCGTTATTTCACTCTCGGCCCAAGCGCTCGAGAGGCTCCCGCTCCTACTCAATTCGGCCGTAGCAGCCGCCAGGACAGCTGGCCACAGTTGGGCGAAGATCGGAGCAGAACTAGGGATGAGCAGGCAGGCTGCCCAACAACGCTTCACTGCTGCGGATCAAACGCCAGCGGAAGCCGTTGGTGCAACAAAAAAACTTCACCCCCTAACTGCATTCGACGAAATGGAAGCCCTCGATCGTGTAGGCAAAGACGGCTGGCACTCGATCGGCTTCGGGACGCTTTACCACCTCATCGAGAAGACCGAGGAACAATGGGAACACCTCCGAGTGCCGGCAACGAGTTCGCGCTCCTCCTTAGAAGCGGCAGGATGGCAGCGAATTGGGCGCATGTGGTTCCCCTGGGCCTACTACGCACGGAATACCGGCATTCCGGTCAAAATTATCCGTGCGGTGGATGACTTTTGAAGTGTGGATTCGCTAGCGCGCCCAATCACCCCATTTTTTGAGCAGCCTCAACCCCCAGTAGACAACATTTCTTCGATTGTCAGTCTTTCTGAGCCCGATGGCGCAAGCAGCCGGCACCTCATTCAAATCAGGAACGGCGCCGATTATTATGTCGCTCAGACACTGGTGGACTCGACTCCAAAGAAGACGTGTCTGGTTGTAGTCGATGCCAACGAGCAATGCACGGGCGAACAAGAGTGCGTGGGAGAATATCTGCAGCTTGGGCCATTATCCCCCTAGCGATTGAGTGCAGTCGTCAGGGGTATTTGAGGCTTTGAGCACCACCCA
This genomic window from Arthrobacter sp. TMP15 contains:
- a CDS encoding N-acetylmuramoyl-L-alanine amidase, which gives rise to MVAEHITNLPSSKSSGKRSRTQMLVVHSAETPLAAGYAASVTNNWLNRSDVEASINAFFGPDTTVRSVNTDHAAWHATWANGLSVGYEFTGYAALTRAQWLTAAGKNMLDRAGREMAADAKIYGIPLRYLTTAEVNAIANGNQTIKGIATHAQIDPANRTDPGAGFPFDVLMGAIKRYSGTITPPPASPQGGTITPIQEDELSAKDVAEIKQHINALLINTYTSNGVKNLPGVRPILVENQKRMGALAGKLDAQTELIKQLAKGQGVTIDYAEVEAAAAAGVAKAIADGVDLDATVTIKKDAQ